The DNA window AACAGTTCGTATCGCCACCTGCCCACGGCGATGGGCATGGTTTCCCGTCGCGTTCTGCCCTTTCTTTCCGCAACCCCTGCGCGTCTCTTATTACGCCATCGGTGGCAAGTGCGGCATCAGGATTGAGGTCCTActggcggcagcatcatcacgaTGGCCGAAGCAGCCAAGCAGCTGCTGTCAACACCTCGTGCAGCGAGCGCGGGTGCCCAACTCGCTCTGCCGACACCGTGTGCGACGcctgctgttggtggtgcctgTAGAGGTAATACCAGCAACCCGGCCGCTCAGGGGAGGAGCTGGGGGGCGCTGGACAACAGCAGGCGCACCAAGGCGCCGGCCAGTGGCAAccccccgtcgccaacgcTGGCCGGAGCACCAACCCGCAAATCactggccgcgcgccgctactaccagcagcagcaacagcagcagcagcagcagcagctgctggagctcCACCACGGCCAACAAGAGGAACcaccagcacggcggcggcgccgacgactccAACAACGGCATCCTCTGCCTCCGCCACgctcgccagcctcgtcgccgcagtccgcccgccggcacactgccgcgccgccatcgactcAACAAGAGCCCGGCGCCCAAGGTTACCTTGTGCGGCTGCTACGCGTGGTCCAATCCGCCCGTGcggccgagcgcgagcgcgacatggccgacttTCTCGCGGGCTTCAACttcggcgccgatgacgcccttcccgccgcgccgtcggcctgcaACTCCATCGAGGATCTCCAGCTGCGCCTGCacgacgtcctcgagggcaagaCGACACCGAATCGCGCCGAGCATGTCACCGCCACAgtcgacctcggcgccggagcggaGCTGACGCTCGACATTTCCCACGCTGAGaatgacgccctcgagggcctAAGCAATGTCGACCCCTCGCTGGCCGGCCTCATCtcaggcggcgccgtcggtgacGGACAGCAAGGGGCCTTGAACCGCACCGTGAGGGTGTCCGATGTCATCTCCAACCAGCCCCAGGACTACCCCGTCCTCCAGCGAGCCATCGCCAGGcacatcatcgccgccgtagGCGCCACCGATGGCAGCACATGGGCCATGCGCGAGATGTCCCGCGCCAGTCAAGGGTGGACCTTCACCTACCAGTGCAAGGACTCGGCGCAGCAGTGGCTGCGCCAGAACAAGACCAATTCCAAACATATCATCGCCGAGTACACCAACAAGGAGCCCGACCCGGTCCTCGCCAGCCGACCGGCGTTTGACTGTCGCGGCTCCGTCAGGATATCCTTCTCCCGCGACAACCGCGCCATATCCGTGAGCTACACTCACACGCCGCTGCACAGGACCGTCGCAGAGATTGCCGAGCTCTtccgcccaccgccgcgggaGACGGCACCCCccaagccagccaagcaAAGGACTCCCAAGAACTCGGGCGCCAGCAAAAAGCGCAACGGACCACGATCGAAAGACGAGACGGGGACACCCAggaaaaggaagaagaagaataaCGGCGATGCGCAGGCGGCAACGGGCGCAGATGAGCAACCCCTGGGTGAACTGGCACCGAACGGAGGCGAAGGCTCTGGTGCGAGTGGTCCACAGAATGGCCAGGCCCCAGCAGACTCTACTGCAGCCACGGGATCTTTCCCGATCAATATCACtcccgaggaggcggcccgccgacgcgaGTTCGCCATCCAGTTGCTCAGCGGCTCGGGCGTTGACCCTGACTCGCTCTCCACCGACCAATTCAACATTTTCGCCAACCAGTCTCCCGATCTCCAGAAAGAATCGCTCAACATGCTCGTCAAGTACGGCGCCGAACGGCTTCGCATCGTACACCCTAGTAATAGAGATACACCGACGTCGGCTCCGCCAGACCAGGCCTCTCAGTCTACGCCGTCGGGCCCTACAACGACCAAGGAGTTggcgccgcagtcgcaggATGAGACCGGCAATGGGCGCAAGCCCCGTAAGCTGGGCAAGTCGCGCAAAGCCTGCTTCCGGTGCAAGGAACGCAAGGTCAAGGTGAGACTGCCGCTTCCCAGCGGAAACATTCCACCTTCCTACGCTAACATGCCCATGTGTATAGTGTCCGCGAGAAAGGCCGTCGTGTGCCGAGTGCGAGGGTGAGCGGCTCGCGTGCGAGTACCCGCCGCAGAAGcccaggaagaagaagcccaaggACAATGCAAATGCCAAGTCAGAAGCCACGGTCCCGGCTGACTACGATGACGAGAGTGACGATGCGCCGGCGGACGAAGTCGCCGATGCGGAGGATCAAGCCATGGATGACCAAGCCGAGGACGCTGCGGAAGAAGGGGTCAACGATATCGATCAAGACCATGCCGACCAAGTCGAGTACTCGGCCTACCCGCAAGTGCCGGTGTCTGATATGCTCACTCCAAGCGCCGATGCCCAGAGCCAGGGCACACATGGCGCGCCGGCAGGTCCGTACTTCCAGTCGGCGGCCTCTGACCTGGCCTTAGCCATGCCCGATGAGCCTTCAGTCTCTCAGCAGCTCTATCCCACCGGGTCGGGACTGGTCCTGCCGCAGGGGACAATGTACTACCCGCCCCCGATGGAGCCGACAatcgacacggcggcgctgcatgCTAACAACGGTGGCGCGAACCTAACAGTGGCTTCTCCCAAGCAGGCCAAGCAGCAAGCCAGGAACTCGCGTCGAAGCCTGCCGTCTGCCCAGTCCAACCTGCAGGCAGAAAACAGCCCGCCCGTACGCCACAGCACCGCATCTGCGTGGGCGTCTAGTATGGGCCAGGGCACCCACGATCCGGCCGCACAGACGACCGCTCCCTCGATGCCGCAACAACAGCGGGCTGCGTCGGCGCACCGATCCCGtggctcgacgtcgaggatcCCGGCCCACTCTCCTCGCGCGCAGGACGCTGTGGCACTGTCGCAGGCTGCGCTGGAGCAGCAGAGGCAGTCTCCTGTTGCGAACATGGCCATGAAAGCCGAGGCCACCCGGTCGGCGTCTGTCCAGTCGGCGGAGaggccccgcgccgcgtcccgaCAGACTCAACGAGCGCAAGCCGGCACTCCTCGGGGGGccaggcccgcgacgagcgcctTCCAACCCCCTCCGCTGTCTgtgcaacagcagcagcaaccacaGGCACCGGAGCCTGTCGTTAATCACTCGGgaggccaccaccgcgctGACTCGACTAGCAACATGAACAATAACTCGACCGCGTTCCAAAGCTTCGGACGCTACGCGGACAACCAGGTTCGATCCGCGACGGTGGCATCGGCGGAGCGCATCACGTACGAGCCGTACTCGTATCAGCGcaccgcgagcgccgccgccgccgcatatCCCACCTACGATTACGCTCATGGTACGACGCAGTCCGCGACAACAGCGGTAGCTACGAGCATGTCGATGGACAACATGCACACGAACCTTGCGACGACATACCCCTCGCACGCTACGAacccgtccgccgccctctcggcggcctcgcgcgcgagcaACAACGCCTCGCCCAGCGTGGGACGGCCCTCGTACGGCTCGCCGCAGGGGGGTTTCAACGctctgccggcggcgtcgcagccCACCCGCCAGGGGGCGCGCAGCTCCCTCGGCAAGCAGCACCATccccaacagcagcagcagcagcagcagcagcagcagccacagtCTCAGCACAATCAAAGCTGGTACGGCTTTGGAGGCAAcaatagtagtagtaacaacaacaacaatcaCAAccacggcggtggcggcgctagcagcagcagtaatGATTACAACAACACAACACACCGCGGAGCCCATCGTGGGCAggaacaacaacaacaacaacaacaccagcagcagcagcagcagcaccaacaccaccacaaTCACGCCTACGGCTGGAAGATGACGGATCACTGGGGTAACGTCTCGTGAAGTGGGGGCGTGCGCCATTCTcggagaggcagaggcagaaTCACAAAGTGTGGCAGGCGCGTCTCGCGTGTTCCGCGGGCagtggtgacgacggcggggtggtgggggaaagcgagcgagagcggcggcgtaTGATACCTCACCAGAGACGGAGATTGCTTCTGGCCGGCTACCACAAGCACAGATGACTTTTACGTGCGTGAGTTTGAGGCGTTGGAGGATAAGAACTTGTGGAAGCGTCCCGCTTGGCACGGCACCATGGTTGTGTTGATTGCCCTCGTCCATGATTCATATGGACGGGTAGGGGACTACATACTCAGCAACAACGGCGGGTACTGCGCGAGCACGGAAGCTCTTTGATCGTGCTCCGCGGATGAGCTCTATTCGTCTATTAATGGGCTCTGTTTCCCCAGCTACACTATATACTCCGAAAGACCCATCGAGGTCTCGCAATGTTGAGAGAGGATATTTTTTCAAGAAGCAAACGCTTGCTGAGATGCTAGGGTATCCCAGTTCATTATGCGTACATGATTGTCATGACATGTTGCAGAGGTGCCACTGCCCTACTCCGAGATGGCAAACTTGCTGAGGGCTCGGAGGCGAGCGCCATAGAAGTAGAGCAGCCagatgccgacgatgccgatgacgcTGAGGCCACCCAGCAGGCTggtgccgcgggcgacgcccaggTTGCCGAAGAGCGGATGCGCGAACAGCACGCTGCCGCAGGCAAGAGCACTGCGGAAGAAGTCGTTTGCGGCGAAGAGGCTTGCGGCGTACTGGGGGTAACTCAGAGGAACGTAGACAAAGATGCATTgcatgacgacgaagcaGGTGGCGCCGTAGATGGTGATGCCGATGGTAGGCACGATCCAGTGGATGGATTCGCGAGCTGTCCACGCGAACAGAAAGAGGCCAATGGTAGGACCGAACGAGGCGGGCAACGCCGGAACCAGACGGTTCTCCTGAGCGGGCATGCCAAACTTCATGATGCGCGGGTTCATGTAGTAGTAAAGGTAGCCGACGTAGACAGCGATGCCAATGATGCATGAGACGAGGATGCACAGGAAGACAAGGCCGATCTGGCCGAGGTTCATGTGGTAGTCGACCGGGTAGACGAGAGGGAAGACCTCGAAGACTGGAAATAATTAGTCTCTGCTATACAAAGCGCGCCATGCGGAGAGGCAAACTCACAAGAGTAGTAGATGCCATAGATGATGGCGGTGTAGATCTGGACGAAGAGCACAGCCGGGTCCTTGATGGTGATCTCGAGAGGCTTGATGAGGGCATCGAGCGCGACAGACGACACCTTCATGTGGCGCTGATCAATTTCGCTCTGGGACATGAAACGTTCGTTACCCGTGAGCTTGCGCAAACGTTGAgctcggcgaagaagaaTGGTGGGGGAGCTCGTTTCAGGGAGGGTGATGAACATGGTGATGAAGACGGGAGCGGAGGCCCAGATGGAGATGAAGAGggaccagcgccagccctcGACGGGGACAGCGAATCCAGAGAGGAGCGGGCCAAGAGCCGCTGCGAAGCGATTTCGTTAGCATCAACCCTCGTATGCGAGGTCATCATTTTTCTTGAGGAGACTCACGTCCACAGTAGGCAGCGGAGACCCAGGCAACCATGGCAAAGGGAAGCGCCATGAGGCTGTACATGTCGCCAAGTGAGGCACCACCCGAGGCCAGACACGGCGAGCCAAAGAAGCCTTGGAGGAATCGTAGCACCATGAGCCCGGCGAAGTTGGGAGCAAAGGCGGTTGGGATGGAGAGGATGACGAAGAGGAACATGGTGACAATGTAGACTGGGTTGCGGCCAATGCGAGGAATCTCGCTCAGGGGCGAGAAGATGAGCGGGCCGATGCCATAGCCCAGGACATAGATGGACAAACCGAGTGTAGCCTTGAGCTGGCTGACACCAAACTCCCTCATAACGCCCTCGGAAGAGGATGTGTAAATGGCAGACGTGGTGTATACCACAAATGTATAAAGACAAATGACGAGGCCAATGTATGTGCGCTTCTTGTTGGTCCAGTTGTGGGGGTTCTCGGCATCATCGGTGTAGTACcagtcgacgaggatggcgccgtcCTTTGTGCGCTGAGGTACAATGGGAACCGACTTGACGCGCTGCACGTCGTGGACTTCGTCGGCTTCGAGGCGTGCCTCGGTGAAGGCTGGCGTCTCGGTAGGTGTCGGCGTGCGGTGGAGATGCGGCGGATTTTGCTGAGCCCCTTCTTGTCTCCGATCTTGTACCTTCTCCGTCTCCGGGTCGACAGCCGTCTCCTTCTCGGGCAGGTTACCCGTGCCGTTGttggcgttgccgccgttgaccgttgaggaggaagacgacgttAGCTGgccttcatcgacgacggcatcagGGTTATCGAGTAGTTGCTGCCAGGGTTCCGGCAGCTTGAAGTCGGCTCTCTCTTCAGGGTATTGGAGGTACTTGTTTTTGGTGAGGAGGCGAATGAGTTGCCCAATGGGGGCATCGCGGATGAGGTCTGCCATGGCTGGTACCTGTCTTGGGAAGCTGCTCAGGTTGGTGGTGATTGCTCTTGGGTTTTGACagctgctgcgtcggcgcTGAGACAATGCCAAGTTGCCGTTGAAAGGGCAGTGAGATGACTATATGAGTGttgtgggtggtggtcgagCTGGATGGGTAGGGTAGTAACTCTGGTCTTTTCCGACAGCTACAGCCGGCTCGATGAAGGAGCTTGGAGCTGCGGCTCGAATTGCTTGCTCTTGTTGTCTGAAGATCGGAAAGGCAAACAACGTAGCCATGGGGTGAGACTTTGCTCTTATATCTCGATGCACCGCGGGTCTCCACGGTGCCTTTTGCCATACATAACGTGCTCCGGGGGCCGCTCACTAATAGCCATGCGCACGTTGAGCGGCATGGGCTTCCATGTCCCGCGTCCGCCATCTACGGCCTGCGCCATGCCAAAAGTCGTCGACTCACACGATGGATGGCAGTGGACCAAAGTGAGTGTGCTGCTAGTGCTCTCGCCTGCGCTAGCTAGCTGCTCTAAAACCGTGGTGCTTAGCGATCGGATCCCGGACTCTGCGGATCTAACAAACGGAGTGCCACGGACTTACGTCGCTAGACGTACTTACGGTCACTTACTTATTTGAAGGGTGCCGACTCGCTGGATTGGCTAGCGGCCGAAGCCTGACATCAGCAAGGATCTTGCGCGTTATGGTAGTTTCTGACATGTGGCGTCTACCCACCACCCACGACGCACGCACTTGCATGATTTGCGTTCGGATCAACCTGGTGGCCCAGATTACCAATGCCGGCGGTCGGCCAGGTGGGAGACCAAACCAAATGCAggccgctcgctgctgcttggcAGGCcctgcggtgcggtgcggtgcggtgcggtgcagtgcgtacttcgtacacccGCTCGTCAATCGAAATCAGTCATCAAGCCAATCATCAGAGGGCATCATCCATTGCATCATCACCGCGGATGGGCGTTTGCGTGCTCGCTGGCGTGGGTGCCGTATCGTAATGCGTCGTTATCTCGCCGTCGTACCTACTCGGCACGCATTGTCGTGGATCTGCATGGCAAGCTGGAGAATCCCATGGTGCGAGGCTGCATCTTGCCCCACGAGTTGAGGCACGGTCGATGAACGAAGCAAGCGGCTCTGACGATGCGGCAGCACGGGAGAGAGATGGCGGATTCAGAGACGACGAACGGCACAATCGACCGAGAGACAAAGAGACGGTCGCGAGCTTCGACCGCGCGTCAACCCTAAAGAGGAGGGGACCGATCACTGATCTGGTGTTGGCAAACGAGGATAATTACTTCGTAAAAACGGCAAAGTGCTATCCTGCGGCTCCTTCCCAGCGTCCATCTCAATCCCCCGTCCCGTAGCAGACTCGTAAGGCAGGCACTACCCAATCTGCGGGGGTTCTCGCCGCAGCCCTATGAGACGGCTAGCATGAAACGCTGTGCCGTGGACCTGCTGCCTGCCGTGGCACTCGGGTCTCGGGCCCGCCGTGGACATCCATCTCTCCAGAGCTCTTGGTTGACGCACTGGattacctaggtaggtactaccaCTGCAGTACGTACCTCTACTCAAGCTACAGGGACCTCACCTAATAGGTGGCATTAGTAGGTAGGCCAAGAGACACCCAGCAGTCTGGGCAGGACCGATGACGCCGTCCCTCCTCAATCACTAGCATGGAATTGCTGAATAATAATGCTTCCCAACAAAGCATCCCGTCGCACCCCGTCTCAACAACGCCAgagcttgcttgcttgcatgcatgcatgggcCTCGCAAACAGAGACGGGGAAATTCCTTCccgatgcatgcatggcccAGTgtcccgtcctcgtcgtccacgtGCGCTGAACAGAAAAGCGTTGGAAGTGGCGTGCCTCCCGCGGTCGACAAGATGCGAGACGGTCCGGCCTCGCAAACAAAAGATTGATCCACACAGCTCGCTCACTCACGAATCCTTCTTCTCAGCGAGTACAAATACCAGCTAACCAAGTGGTGCATTTGGTGCTTTGTATGTATAGTATACGTACCGGGCAGTCATTAGTGCGCGCAATACCTCCTTTTCCACATCAAAGGGTCATTGTATCCATGAGGACGCCGGCATCAAAGTTTGCGTTTGGTTCGGAATTGACCTCTTTGGGCCGATGACTCTCTCTCGTCTCCGTTTTCTACTACGTACTAGTTAACGTTACTACGTACTCGCTCCACCGTCAGATAccatccccccctcctttcgCCCAGGGCCTCTGAACCCGTGCCTTATTCCACGCCCTGCGTTCAAcacgcctccgccgccgccgccgcctcagaTCAACAAGGCGGCCGGTCCCCCCCTGTCCGGGTGGCTGACGCTGAAGATGCGAGCAAGGCCCCATCCGTCAGTCGGATGCAAcacgtagtacgtagtaccaGAACGTGAGAAGAGAGCCAGCTTCCACCGCGACGACTTCACACGCACCAGTTCGGTGTTCCGTGGAGAGCTTGCGCCGACTTTTgtcgcggcgagggcgacgaacCAAATGgccacacacgcacacacatacacacacacacacacacacacacacagacaaggcccccccccccccccttcccaaATCTCCATGAAAGACGGCTCCCTCGGACCAGCCGTGAGCTTGTCGTGCGCCGCCTTTTCTTGACGCTTGAAAGGGTGTTTGGGAGAGTGGGGGAGCAACCAGCTCGGGAGCGCGAGAACCTTAACCGCCTGCCATGACCCCGTAGCATGTTAGCTCGAGAGTGAGACGACGGGTGTCACTcaccgtccccgccgccccggccggctTACGAGCCGCTTCAGTTCCGCTTAACCCCGGCCGTGCACAACAAAGCCCCGACAAGTGAACCCAAGCTCCGAGACCGCGTCGGTGTCCAACGTCCCGCCGACCGGACCGACACCAGGCAAAACTCGGCCGTGGCTTGACATCCCTGATGAGCCGTGCTACACTGTGGCTTGCATGACAGGCTCGTACCAAGGCATACACGATTTTGGCTTGCTCCTGAGTGGTTGCTGTCCCTCATTGCCTCGTAGATGTGTGCGTGCAGTTGTCGCAGCTACGATTTGTGCGACGAACTTCTGAATCTCTAGACTTGCCAGGTGCTTGAACAGCTTATATACATCAAAATCTTCGCGGCGacacgcccgacgagcgGGCGATTCGTGTCCGCTGGAGTATCCTCTGCACCTCGGCTGTC is part of the Purpureocillium takamizusanense chromosome 7, complete sequence genome and encodes:
- a CDS encoding uncharacterized protein (COG:S~EggNog:ENOG503P6K4), producing MADFLAGFNFGADDALPAAPSACNSIEDLQLRLHDVLEGKTTPNRAEHVTATVDLGAGAELTLDISHAENDALEGLSNVDPSLAGLISGGAVGDGQQGALNRTVRVSDVISNQPQDYPVLQRAIARHIIAAVGATDGSTWAMREMSRASQGWTFTYQCKDSAQQWLRQNKTNSKHIIAEYTNKEPDPVLASRPAFDCRGSVRISFSRDNRAISVSYTHTPLHRTVAEIAELFRPPPRETAPPKPAKQRTPKNSGASKKRNGPRSKDETGTPRKRKKKNNGDAQAATGADEQPLGELAPNGGEGSGASGPQNGQAPADSTAATGSFPINITPEEAARRREFAIQLLSGSGVDPDSLSTDQFNIFANQSPDLQKESLNMLVKYGAERLRIVHPSNRDTPTSAPPDQASQSTPSGPTTTKELAPQSQDETGNGRKPRKLGKSRKACFRCKERKVKCPRERPSCAECEGERLACEYPPQKPRKKKPKDNANAKSEATVPADYDDESDDAPADEVADAEDQAMDDQAEDAAEEGVNDIDQDHADQVEYSAYPQVPVSDMLTPSADAQSQGTHGAPAGPYFQSAASDLALAMPDEPSVSQQLYPTGSGLVLPQGTMYYPPPMEPTIDTAALHANNGGANLTVASPKQAKQQARNSRRSLPSAQSNLQAENSPPVRHSTASAWASSMGQGTHDPAAQTTAPSMPQQQRAASAHRSRGSTSRIPAHSPRAQDAVALSQAALEQQRQSPVANMAMKAEATRSASVQSAERPRAASRQTQRAQAGTPRGARPATSAFQPPPLSVQQQQQPQAPEPVVNHSGGHHRADSTSNMNNNSTAFQSFGRYADNQVRSATVASAERITYEPYSYQRTASAAAAAYPTYDYAHGTTQSATTAVATSMSMDNMHTNLATTYPSHATNPSAALSAASRASNNASPSVGRPSYGSPQGGFNALPAASQPTRQGARSSLGKQHHPQQQQQQQQQQQPQSQHNQSWYGFGGNNSSSNNNNNHNHGGGGASSSSNDYNNTTHRGAHRGQEQQQQQQHQQQQQQHQHHHNHAYGWKMTDHWGNVS
- a CDS encoding uncharacterized protein (COG:S~TransMembrane:12 (i169-188o208-225i237-255o267-285i292-314o326-346i404-423o443-465i486-504o510-535i556-574o580-598i)~EggNog:ENOG503NUJK), with product MADLIRDAPIGQLIRLLTKNKYLQYPEERADFKLPEPWQQLLDNPDAVVDEGQLTSSSSSTVNGGNANNGTGNLPEKETAVDPETEKVQDRRQEGAQQNPPHLHRTPTPTETPAFTEARLEADEVHDVQRVKSVPIVPQRTKDGAILVDWYYTDDAENPHNWTNKKRTYIGLVICLYTFVVYTTSAIYTSSSEGVMREFGVSQLKATLGLSIYVLGYGIGPLIFSPLSEIPRIGRNPVYIVTMFLFVILSIPTAFAPNFAGLMVLRFLQGFFGSPCLASGGASLGDMYSLMALPFAMVAWVSAAYCGPALGPLLSGFAVPVEGWRWSLFISIWASAPVFITMFITLPETSSPTILLRRAQRLRKLTGNERFMSQSEIDQRHMKVSSVALDALIKPLEITIKDPAVLFVQIYTAIIYGIYYSFFEVFPLVYPVDYHMNLGQIGLVFLCILVSCIIGIAVYVGYLYYYMNPRIMKFGMPAQENRLVPALPASFGPTIGLFLFAWTARESIHWIVPTIGITIYGATCFVVMQCIFVYVPLSYPQYAASLFAANDFFRSALACGSVLFAHPLFGNLGVARGTSLLGGLSVIGIVGIWLLYFYGARLRALSKFAISE